The proteins below are encoded in one region of Coffea arabica cultivar ET-39 chromosome 4c, Coffea Arabica ET-39 HiFi, whole genome shotgun sequence:
- the LOC113739411 gene encoding uncharacterized protein isoform X1, with the protein MVYISPNFRCLPAHVLFLVALVLCMNIPAMASGNAADQQVLLDIKSRISQDPFQIMTGWNDSVHYCLWEGVTCNSSNDRVMIINLSAKNLVGSVPQSIGNLTCLTALNLRNNTFQGKIPQEIGRLLRLQQLNLTWNAFSGDIPVNLTYCTELRVLDLVYNELVGKIPDQLSSLSKLVLFGLGGNNFTGSLPAWIGNFSSLQIITLALNSFQGRIPPELGRLSRLRVFQVYGNELSGTIPSSIYNISSIYYFSVTQNQLHGELPPNVGLTLSNLEIFAGGVNNFTGQIPVSLSNASKLGLVDFAQNGLTGTVPAVLGKLPNLFRINFDDNTLGSRQSGDLDFISSLTNCTVLEVLGLHGNSFGGDLPSSIANLSVNLSILTLGSNFFHGKLPAGIGNLVNLNVLGLEENFLSDSIPDILGNFKSIQGLELNDNEFSGWIPSSISNLTSLTRLYLQNNRLEGTIPPELGKCRSLQVLNLTGNNLTGAIPAEITSLSSLSISLAISRNSLSGSLPLEVGKLFNLNELDLSENKLSGEIPSTLSSCLSLERLVLSGNLLHGTIPESLKTLRGIVEMDFSHNNLSGEIPEFLSKLPFLKKLDLSFNNFVGKVPTEGVFSNASAFSLIGNEKLCGGDPGLNLPECPELARRTATFRELKVLIPVIVSIVFLVFLFCGLAAHFVLRRSSERPSTSTPSTVEDWERGISFEKVFSSTNGFSADNLIGSGSFGSVYEGVLDEDGPIVAVKILNLQQKGASKSFMDELRALRSIRHRNLLKILAACSSIDPQGKDFKCLVFEFMSNGNLDQWLHPRCDDQCQPRSLDIVQRLNIAVDIASALDYLHNYCQNPIVHCDLKPSNILLDENMTAHVGDFGLATFLLEDSTLSQTISAGLKGSIGYIPPEYASGCPVSTSGDVYSYGILLLELFTGSSIDDDIPASALSVEQQEPRFFPLLKKHVLKKATGPETGQIKQKEIVAPSSALVLAVSEPVENAADKTPTKLFSKPRSNSESSFNRASLAGWPRSPPRETAATQGSPSPSGPTSTSEKFMSGTPVLQPYKRCYMSADDALVQSPDIYIRRPSCSRPPKFDNPVLSGIFEDDIQEAGCSVVNSDVLNVLASAGGIF; encoded by the exons ATGGTATACATCAGCCCAAATTTCAGATGTTTGCCTGCACATGTCTTGTTCCTTGTAGCTCTTGTTCTGTGCATGAATATTCCTGCAATGGCTTCAGGGAACGCCGCTGACCAACAAGTTTTACTGGACATAAAGAGCAGGATTTCTCAGGATCCATTCCAGATTATGACTGGTTGGAATGATTCTGTGCACTACTGCCTGTGGGAAGGTGTTACATGCAATTCATCCAATGATAGAGTCATGATCATCAATTTGTCAGCAAAGAATTTGGTTGGTTCTGTACCCCAATCCATAGGCAACCTGACTTGTTTAACTGCTCTAAACCTGCGAAACAATACTTTCCAAGGTAAGATACCTCAGGAAATTGGTCGCTTACTCCGGTTGCAGCAGCTCAATCTGACTTGGAATGCATTCAGTGGAGATATTCCGGTGAATTTAACTTACTGCACAGAGCTTAGAGTGCTTGATTTGGTATATAATGAGCTTGTTGGGAAGATTCCTGATCAGCTTAGTTCACTGTCAAAGCTGGTCTTATTTGGTCTTGGCGGCAACAACTTCACTGGTTCTTTGCCTGCTTGGATTGGAAACTTTTCATCTCTGCAGATAATCACACTTGCTCTTAACAGTTTTCAAGGACGTATACCTCCCGAGCTTGGCCGCCTCTCAAGATTACGGGTTTTTCAAGTTTATGGAAATGAATTATCTGGTACGATTCCTTCTTCAATCTATAACATATCATCCATTTACTACTTTTCTGTTACTCAGAACCAATTGCATGGGGAACTCCCACCAAATGTTGGCCTTACCCTTTCTAATCTTGAGATTTTTGCCGGTGGGGTGAATAATTTTACTGGACAAATCCCTGTTTCGTTATCAAACGCTTCCAAGCTTGGCCTGGTAGATTTTGCTCAAAATGGCCTCACTGGAACAGTCCCTGCGGTTTTAGGAAAATTGCCAAATTTGTTTAGGATCAATTTTGATGATAATACACTTGGAAGCAGGCAGAGTGGGGATTTGGATTTCATTTCTTCCTTAACCAACTGTACAGTTCTGGAAGTTTTGGGATTGCACGGAAATTCTTTTGGTGGAGATTTGCCGAGCTCGATAGCCAACCTCTCAGTAAACCTCAGCATTCTCACCCTCGGTTCCAATTTCTTCCACGGAAAGCTTCCTGCAGGAATTGGAAATCTTGTCAATTTGAACGTTCTAGGGCTGGAAGAAAATTTCCTAAGTGACAGCATTCCTGATATCCTTGGAAATTTTAAATCTATACAGGGGCTAGAATTAAATGACAACGAATTCTCTGGGTGGATTCCATCTTCTATCAGTAACTTGACATCCTTAACCAGACTTTACCTGCAAAACAACAGACTAGAAGGAACGATACCTCCAGAGCTAGGTAAGTGTAGAAGTTTGCAGGTTCTGAATCTCACTGGGAATAATCTTACTGGCGCCATACCGGCAGAGATTACTAGTCTATCTTCTTTGTCTATCTCTTTGGCCATTTCACGAAATTCTCTCAGTGGCTCGCTGCCTCTTGAAGTGGGCAAGTTGTTTAATCTGAATGAGTTGGATTTATCAGAGAACAAATTATCAGGTGAAATTCCTAGCACCCTCAGCAGTTGTCTTAGTTTGGAGCGCCTTGTGTTGAGCGGTAATTTGCTTCATGGAACAATTCCTGAGTCTTTGAAAACATTAAGAGGTATTGTGGAGATGGATTTTTCACACAACAACTTGTCAGGAGAAATTCCAGAGTTCCTTAGTAAGCTGCCTTTCCTCAAAAAACTTGACCTCTCTTTCAATAATTTTGTCGGCAAAGTGCCTACTGAAGGAGTTTTTTCAAATGCAAGTGCATTTTCATTAATTGGAAATGAGAAGTTATGTGGTGGTGATCCAGGCTTGAATCTTCCTGAATGCCCAGAATTGGCACGTAGAACAGCCACGTTCCGTGAACTAAAAGTATTAATCCCTGTTATTGTTTCTATTGTTTTCCTGGTATTCCTATTTTGCGGTCTTGCTGCTCATTTTGTTCTAAGGAGATCAAGTGAAAGACCTTCAACATCAACTCCGTCAACTGTAGAAGATTGGGAACgtggaatttcatttgaaaaagtATTTAGCTCAACAAACGGATTCTCTGCAGACAACTTAATTGGTTCAGGTAGTTTTGGTTCTGTATACGAAGGAGTTCTAGATGAAGATGGTCCAATTGTGGCAGTGAAAATACTGAACCTCCAACAGAAAGGGGCTTCAAAGAGCTTCATGGATGAATTGAGAGCTTTGAGAAGCATAAGGCACCGTAATCTACTCAAGATCCTTGCTGCCTGCTCCAGCATTGATCCTCAGGGTAAGGATTTCAAATGCTTGGTCTTTGAGTTCATGAGCAATGGAAACCTGGACCAGTGGCTGCATCCAAGATGTGATGATCAATGTCAACCAAGAAGTTTGGACATTGTCCAAAGACTGAATATAGCTGTGGATATTGCTTCGGCTCTGGATTATCTCCACAATTATTGCCAAAACCCAATAGTTCACTGCGACCTAAAGCCAAGCAATATACTCCTTGATGAAAATATGACAGCCCATGTTGGAGACTTTGGATTGGCAACGTTCCTTCTTGAAGATTCAACACTGTCACAGACAATATCAGCTGGCCTTAAGGGCTCTATTGGTTACATTCCTCCCG AGTATGCTTCTGGCTGCCCGGTGTCCACATCTGGCGATGTATACAGTTATGGGATTTTACTGCTGGAATTGTTTACAG GCTCATCCATTGATGATGACATACCAGCATCTGCTTTATCAGTGGAGCAGCAAGAACCACGTTTCTTTCCGTTGCTCAAAAAGCACGTCTTAAAGAAGGCTACTGGCCCTGAAACTGGTCAAATTAAGCAAAAAGAGATAGTTGCACCCAGCAGTGCTTTAGTTCTTGCAGTTTCTGAACCAGTCGAGAATGCTGCTGATAAAACTCCAACGAAATTATTTTCAAAGCCAAGAAGTAATTCAGAATCCTCATTTAATAGGGCTTCTTTAGCTGGATGGCCACGCTCTCCTCCCAGAGAAACTGCTGCTACTCAGGGGAGTCCTTCACCTTCAGGACCTACCTCTACTTCAGAAAAATTTATGAGTGGCACACCTGTTCTTCAACCATATAAGAGATGTTATATGAGTGCGGATGATGCTTTAGTTCAGTCACCAGACATATACATTCGGCGTCCATCCTGTAGCCGTCCACCGAAATTTGACAATCCAGTGTTGAGTGGAATTTTTGAGGATGACATCCAGGAGGCTGGATGTTCAGTAGTTAATAGTGATGTTTTGAATGTTCTTGCATCTGCTGGTGGAATTTTTTGA
- the LOC113739411 gene encoding uncharacterized protein isoform X2 encodes MVYISPNFRCLPAHVLFLVALVLCMNIPAMASGNAADQQVLLDIKSRISQDPFQIMTGWNDSVHYCLWEGVTCNSSNDRVMIINLSAKNLVGSVPQSIGNLTCLTALNLRNNTFQGKIPQEIGRLLRLQQLNLTWNAFSGDIPVNLTYCTELRVLDLVYNELVGKIPDQLSSLSKLVLFGLGGNNFTGSLPAWIGNFSSLQIITLALNSFQGRIPPELGRLSRLRVFQVYGNELSGTIPSSIYNISSIYYFSVTQNQLHGELPPNVGLTLSNLEIFAGGVNNFTGQIPVSLSNASKLGLVDFAQNGLTGTVPAVLGKLPNLFRINFDDNTLGSRQSGDLDFISSLTNCTVLEVLGLHGNSFGGDLPSSIANLSVNLSILTLGSNFFHGKLPAGIGNLVNLNVLGLEENFLSDSIPDILGNFKSIQGLELNDNEFSGWIPSSISNLTSLTRLYLQNNRLEGTIPPELGKCRSLQVLNLTGNNLTGAIPAEITSLSSLSISLAISRNSLSGSLPLEVGKLFNLNELDLSENKLSGEIPSTLSSCLSLERLVLSGNLLHGTIPESLKTLRGIVEMDFSHNNLSGEIPEFLSKLPFLKKLDLSFNNFVGKVPTEGVFSNASAFSLIGNEKLCGGDPGLNLPECPELARRTATFRELKVLIPVIVSIVFLVFLFCGLAAHFVLRRSSERPSTSTPSTVEDWERGISFEKVFSSTNGFSADNLIGSGSFGSVYEGVLDEDGPIVAVKILNLQQKGASKSFMDELRALRSIRHRNLLKILAACSSIDPQGKDFKCLVFEFMSNGNLDQWLHPRCDDQCQPRSLDIVQRLNIAVDIASALDYLHNYCQNPIVHCDLKPSNILLDENMTAHVGDFGLATFLLEDSTLSQTISAGLKGSIGYIPPEYASGCPVSTSGDVYSYGILLLELFTGKSPTDDIFKDGLTIHELVARALAGHIMMEIVDPYLLLAEEKHCKDEYESSEMKEETILNNNLSQNSSRNLDECLISVLRIGLSCSNPFPLNRMPMTIVVNKMQEIRDLYFGIKNRRNEMDIRY; translated from the exons ATGGTATACATCAGCCCAAATTTCAGATGTTTGCCTGCACATGTCTTGTTCCTTGTAGCTCTTGTTCTGTGCATGAATATTCCTGCAATGGCTTCAGGGAACGCCGCTGACCAACAAGTTTTACTGGACATAAAGAGCAGGATTTCTCAGGATCCATTCCAGATTATGACTGGTTGGAATGATTCTGTGCACTACTGCCTGTGGGAAGGTGTTACATGCAATTCATCCAATGATAGAGTCATGATCATCAATTTGTCAGCAAAGAATTTGGTTGGTTCTGTACCCCAATCCATAGGCAACCTGACTTGTTTAACTGCTCTAAACCTGCGAAACAATACTTTCCAAGGTAAGATACCTCAGGAAATTGGTCGCTTACTCCGGTTGCAGCAGCTCAATCTGACTTGGAATGCATTCAGTGGAGATATTCCGGTGAATTTAACTTACTGCACAGAGCTTAGAGTGCTTGATTTGGTATATAATGAGCTTGTTGGGAAGATTCCTGATCAGCTTAGTTCACTGTCAAAGCTGGTCTTATTTGGTCTTGGCGGCAACAACTTCACTGGTTCTTTGCCTGCTTGGATTGGAAACTTTTCATCTCTGCAGATAATCACACTTGCTCTTAACAGTTTTCAAGGACGTATACCTCCCGAGCTTGGCCGCCTCTCAAGATTACGGGTTTTTCAAGTTTATGGAAATGAATTATCTGGTACGATTCCTTCTTCAATCTATAACATATCATCCATTTACTACTTTTCTGTTACTCAGAACCAATTGCATGGGGAACTCCCACCAAATGTTGGCCTTACCCTTTCTAATCTTGAGATTTTTGCCGGTGGGGTGAATAATTTTACTGGACAAATCCCTGTTTCGTTATCAAACGCTTCCAAGCTTGGCCTGGTAGATTTTGCTCAAAATGGCCTCACTGGAACAGTCCCTGCGGTTTTAGGAAAATTGCCAAATTTGTTTAGGATCAATTTTGATGATAATACACTTGGAAGCAGGCAGAGTGGGGATTTGGATTTCATTTCTTCCTTAACCAACTGTACAGTTCTGGAAGTTTTGGGATTGCACGGAAATTCTTTTGGTGGAGATTTGCCGAGCTCGATAGCCAACCTCTCAGTAAACCTCAGCATTCTCACCCTCGGTTCCAATTTCTTCCACGGAAAGCTTCCTGCAGGAATTGGAAATCTTGTCAATTTGAACGTTCTAGGGCTGGAAGAAAATTTCCTAAGTGACAGCATTCCTGATATCCTTGGAAATTTTAAATCTATACAGGGGCTAGAATTAAATGACAACGAATTCTCTGGGTGGATTCCATCTTCTATCAGTAACTTGACATCCTTAACCAGACTTTACCTGCAAAACAACAGACTAGAAGGAACGATACCTCCAGAGCTAGGTAAGTGTAGAAGTTTGCAGGTTCTGAATCTCACTGGGAATAATCTTACTGGCGCCATACCGGCAGAGATTACTAGTCTATCTTCTTTGTCTATCTCTTTGGCCATTTCACGAAATTCTCTCAGTGGCTCGCTGCCTCTTGAAGTGGGCAAGTTGTTTAATCTGAATGAGTTGGATTTATCAGAGAACAAATTATCAGGTGAAATTCCTAGCACCCTCAGCAGTTGTCTTAGTTTGGAGCGCCTTGTGTTGAGCGGTAATTTGCTTCATGGAACAATTCCTGAGTCTTTGAAAACATTAAGAGGTATTGTGGAGATGGATTTTTCACACAACAACTTGTCAGGAGAAATTCCAGAGTTCCTTAGTAAGCTGCCTTTCCTCAAAAAACTTGACCTCTCTTTCAATAATTTTGTCGGCAAAGTGCCTACTGAAGGAGTTTTTTCAAATGCAAGTGCATTTTCATTAATTGGAAATGAGAAGTTATGTGGTGGTGATCCAGGCTTGAATCTTCCTGAATGCCCAGAATTGGCACGTAGAACAGCCACGTTCCGTGAACTAAAAGTATTAATCCCTGTTATTGTTTCTATTGTTTTCCTGGTATTCCTATTTTGCGGTCTTGCTGCTCATTTTGTTCTAAGGAGATCAAGTGAAAGACCTTCAACATCAACTCCGTCAACTGTAGAAGATTGGGAACgtggaatttcatttgaaaaagtATTTAGCTCAACAAACGGATTCTCTGCAGACAACTTAATTGGTTCAGGTAGTTTTGGTTCTGTATACGAAGGAGTTCTAGATGAAGATGGTCCAATTGTGGCAGTGAAAATACTGAACCTCCAACAGAAAGGGGCTTCAAAGAGCTTCATGGATGAATTGAGAGCTTTGAGAAGCATAAGGCACCGTAATCTACTCAAGATCCTTGCTGCCTGCTCCAGCATTGATCCTCAGGGTAAGGATTTCAAATGCTTGGTCTTTGAGTTCATGAGCAATGGAAACCTGGACCAGTGGCTGCATCCAAGATGTGATGATCAATGTCAACCAAGAAGTTTGGACATTGTCCAAAGACTGAATATAGCTGTGGATATTGCTTCGGCTCTGGATTATCTCCACAATTATTGCCAAAACCCAATAGTTCACTGCGACCTAAAGCCAAGCAATATACTCCTTGATGAAAATATGACAGCCCATGTTGGAGACTTTGGATTGGCAACGTTCCTTCTTGAAGATTCAACACTGTCACAGACAATATCAGCTGGCCTTAAGGGCTCTATTGGTTACATTCCTCCCG AGTATGCTTCTGGCTGCCCGGTGTCCACATCTGGCGATGTATACAGTTATGGGATTTTACTGCTGGAATTGTTTACAGGTAAAAGTCCAACTGATGACATCTTTAAGGATGGTTTAACTATCCATGAGCTTGTTGCTAGGGCTTTAGCTGGGCATATCATGATGGAGATAGTAGATCCATATCTGTTATTGGCAGAAGAAAAACACTGCAAAGATGAGTATGAATCTAGTGAAATGAAGgaggaaacaattctcaacaaTAATCTGTCACAAAATTCCAGTAGGAATCTGGATGAATGTTTGATTTCAGTACTGAGAATTGGACTTTCGTGTTCCAACCCATTTCCCTTGAATAGGATGCCGATGACCATAGTTGTGAACAAAATGCAGGAAATCAGAGACCTATACTTTGGCATTAAGAACAGAAGGAATGAAATGGATATAAGATATTAA
- the LOC113739411 gene encoding uncharacterized protein isoform X3 encodes MVYISPNFRCLPAHVLFLVALVLCMNIPAMASGNAADQQVLLDIKSRISQDPFQIMTGWNDSVHYCLWEGVTCNSSNDRVMIINLSAKNLVGSVPQSIGNLTCLTALNLRNNTFQGKIPQEIGRLLRLQQLNLTWNAFSGDIPVNLTYCTELRVLDLVYNELVGKIPDQLSSLSKLVLFGLGGNNFTGSLPAWIGNFSSLQIITLALNSFQGRIPPELGRLSRLRVFQVYGNELSGTIPSSIYNISSIYYFSVTQNQLHGELPPNVGLTLSNLEIFAGGVNNFTGQIPVSLSNASKLGLVDFAQNGLTGTVPAVLGKLPNLFRINFDDNTLGSRQSGDLDFISSLTNCTVLEVLGLHGNSFGGDLPSSIANLSVNLSILTLGSNFFHGKLPAGIGNLVNLNVLGLEENFLSDSIPDILGNFKSIQGLELNDNEFSGWIPSSISNLTSLTRLYLQNNRLEGTIPPELGKCRSLQVLNLTGNNLTGAIPAEITSLSSLSISLAISRNSLSGSLPLEVGKLFNLNELDLSENKLSGEIPSTLSSCLSLERLVLSGNLLHGTIPESLKTLRGIVEMDFSHNNLSGEIPEFLSKLPFLKKLDLSFNNFVGKVPTEGVFSNASAFSLIGNEKLCGGDPGLNLPECPELARRTATFRELKVLIPVIVSIVFLVFLFCGLAAHFVLRRSSERPSTSTPSTVEDWERGISFEKVFSSTNGFSADNLIGSGSFGSVYEGVLDEDGPIVAVKILNLQQKGASKSFMDELRALRSIRHRNLLKILAACSSIDPQGKDFKCLVFEFMSNGNLDQWLHPRCDDQCQPRSLDIVQRLNIAVDIASALDYLHNYCQNPIVHCDLKPSNILLDENMTAHVGDFGLATFLLEDSTLSQTISAGLKGSIGYIPPEYASGCPVSTSGDVYSYGILLLELFTDRAEIEKHCWSKFQLSHQQNARNRCLVTCRRSLT; translated from the exons ATGGTATACATCAGCCCAAATTTCAGATGTTTGCCTGCACATGTCTTGTTCCTTGTAGCTCTTGTTCTGTGCATGAATATTCCTGCAATGGCTTCAGGGAACGCCGCTGACCAACAAGTTTTACTGGACATAAAGAGCAGGATTTCTCAGGATCCATTCCAGATTATGACTGGTTGGAATGATTCTGTGCACTACTGCCTGTGGGAAGGTGTTACATGCAATTCATCCAATGATAGAGTCATGATCATCAATTTGTCAGCAAAGAATTTGGTTGGTTCTGTACCCCAATCCATAGGCAACCTGACTTGTTTAACTGCTCTAAACCTGCGAAACAATACTTTCCAAGGTAAGATACCTCAGGAAATTGGTCGCTTACTCCGGTTGCAGCAGCTCAATCTGACTTGGAATGCATTCAGTGGAGATATTCCGGTGAATTTAACTTACTGCACAGAGCTTAGAGTGCTTGATTTGGTATATAATGAGCTTGTTGGGAAGATTCCTGATCAGCTTAGTTCACTGTCAAAGCTGGTCTTATTTGGTCTTGGCGGCAACAACTTCACTGGTTCTTTGCCTGCTTGGATTGGAAACTTTTCATCTCTGCAGATAATCACACTTGCTCTTAACAGTTTTCAAGGACGTATACCTCCCGAGCTTGGCCGCCTCTCAAGATTACGGGTTTTTCAAGTTTATGGAAATGAATTATCTGGTACGATTCCTTCTTCAATCTATAACATATCATCCATTTACTACTTTTCTGTTACTCAGAACCAATTGCATGGGGAACTCCCACCAAATGTTGGCCTTACCCTTTCTAATCTTGAGATTTTTGCCGGTGGGGTGAATAATTTTACTGGACAAATCCCTGTTTCGTTATCAAACGCTTCCAAGCTTGGCCTGGTAGATTTTGCTCAAAATGGCCTCACTGGAACAGTCCCTGCGGTTTTAGGAAAATTGCCAAATTTGTTTAGGATCAATTTTGATGATAATACACTTGGAAGCAGGCAGAGTGGGGATTTGGATTTCATTTCTTCCTTAACCAACTGTACAGTTCTGGAAGTTTTGGGATTGCACGGAAATTCTTTTGGTGGAGATTTGCCGAGCTCGATAGCCAACCTCTCAGTAAACCTCAGCATTCTCACCCTCGGTTCCAATTTCTTCCACGGAAAGCTTCCTGCAGGAATTGGAAATCTTGTCAATTTGAACGTTCTAGGGCTGGAAGAAAATTTCCTAAGTGACAGCATTCCTGATATCCTTGGAAATTTTAAATCTATACAGGGGCTAGAATTAAATGACAACGAATTCTCTGGGTGGATTCCATCTTCTATCAGTAACTTGACATCCTTAACCAGACTTTACCTGCAAAACAACAGACTAGAAGGAACGATACCTCCAGAGCTAGGTAAGTGTAGAAGTTTGCAGGTTCTGAATCTCACTGGGAATAATCTTACTGGCGCCATACCGGCAGAGATTACTAGTCTATCTTCTTTGTCTATCTCTTTGGCCATTTCACGAAATTCTCTCAGTGGCTCGCTGCCTCTTGAAGTGGGCAAGTTGTTTAATCTGAATGAGTTGGATTTATCAGAGAACAAATTATCAGGTGAAATTCCTAGCACCCTCAGCAGTTGTCTTAGTTTGGAGCGCCTTGTGTTGAGCGGTAATTTGCTTCATGGAACAATTCCTGAGTCTTTGAAAACATTAAGAGGTATTGTGGAGATGGATTTTTCACACAACAACTTGTCAGGAGAAATTCCAGAGTTCCTTAGTAAGCTGCCTTTCCTCAAAAAACTTGACCTCTCTTTCAATAATTTTGTCGGCAAAGTGCCTACTGAAGGAGTTTTTTCAAATGCAAGTGCATTTTCATTAATTGGAAATGAGAAGTTATGTGGTGGTGATCCAGGCTTGAATCTTCCTGAATGCCCAGAATTGGCACGTAGAACAGCCACGTTCCGTGAACTAAAAGTATTAATCCCTGTTATTGTTTCTATTGTTTTCCTGGTATTCCTATTTTGCGGTCTTGCTGCTCATTTTGTTCTAAGGAGATCAAGTGAAAGACCTTCAACATCAACTCCGTCAACTGTAGAAGATTGGGAACgtggaatttcatttgaaaaagtATTTAGCTCAACAAACGGATTCTCTGCAGACAACTTAATTGGTTCAGGTAGTTTTGGTTCTGTATACGAAGGAGTTCTAGATGAAGATGGTCCAATTGTGGCAGTGAAAATACTGAACCTCCAACAGAAAGGGGCTTCAAAGAGCTTCATGGATGAATTGAGAGCTTTGAGAAGCATAAGGCACCGTAATCTACTCAAGATCCTTGCTGCCTGCTCCAGCATTGATCCTCAGGGTAAGGATTTCAAATGCTTGGTCTTTGAGTTCATGAGCAATGGAAACCTGGACCAGTGGCTGCATCCAAGATGTGATGATCAATGTCAACCAAGAAGTTTGGACATTGTCCAAAGACTGAATATAGCTGTGGATATTGCTTCGGCTCTGGATTATCTCCACAATTATTGCCAAAACCCAATAGTTCACTGCGACCTAAAGCCAAGCAATATACTCCTTGATGAAAATATGACAGCCCATGTTGGAGACTTTGGATTGGCAACGTTCCTTCTTGAAGATTCAACACTGTCACAGACAATATCAGCTGGCCTTAAGGGCTCTATTGGTTACATTCCTCCCG AGTATGCTTCTGGCTGCCCGGTGTCCACATCTGGCGATGTATACAGTTATGGGATTTTACTGCTGGAATTGTTTACAG ACAGGGCAGAAATAGAGAAGCACTGTTGGAGCAAGTTTCAGCTATCTCACCAGCAGAATGCCAGAAACAGATGCTTGGTAACTTGCCGAAGGTCTTTGACTTGA